In the Posidoniimonas corsicana genome, one interval contains:
- the rnhA gene encoding ribonuclease HI yields MADVHLYTDGGCSGNPGPGGWAYLLRHPESGKELEGSGGEPETTNNRMELTAVVEGLSTLKRPTRVELFTDSVYVGKGLSEWMKNWKKNDWRRRDGKKWAPVKNDDLWRQLDELSQLHEIKYTRVAGHSGHPENDRVDELAVAAYQKYL; encoded by the coding sequence GTGGCAGACGTTCACCTCTACACCGACGGTGGTTGCAGCGGCAACCCGGGCCCGGGGGGCTGGGCCTATCTCCTTCGCCACCCCGAGAGCGGCAAAGAGCTCGAGGGCTCCGGCGGCGAGCCTGAGACCACCAACAACCGCATGGAGCTGACCGCGGTTGTCGAGGGCCTGTCCACGCTCAAGCGGCCCACCCGGGTCGAGCTGTTCACCGACAGCGTGTACGTGGGCAAGGGCCTGAGCGAGTGGATGAAGAACTGGAAGAAGAACGACTGGCGCCGCCGCGACGGCAAGAAGTGGGCCCCGGTCAAGAACGACGACCTCTGGCGCCAGCTCGACGAGCTCTCCCAGCTGCACGAGATCAAGTACACCCGGGTCGCCGGCCACAGCGGCCACCCCGAGAACGACCGCGTCGACGAGCTGGCGGTCGCGGCCTATCAGAAGTACCTGTAA
- the trpA gene encoding tryptophan synthase subunit alpha, translating to MPSISDLFKNLRAEGRKALMPFVTAGDPDLEFTAAVLREVIGRGASLCEVGIPYSDPIADGPVIQASYTRALDKKIKLSGILDMLGGVCPQVDAPVVTMVSYAIIYRHGIEQYCADVKARGVSGLIVPDLPVEESPQLAQVTGEHGLSLIQLVTPTTPRERALKICETSTGFVYYVSVAGITGERTELPPDLVDNVGWLRSKTDLPICIGFGISKPEHVKLLAPVADGLIVGSAVVRRIATAAERPRDEVLKEVGDYVAELLAAMP from the coding sequence ATGCCTTCGATCTCCGACCTGTTCAAGAACCTCCGCGCCGAGGGCCGCAAGGCGTTGATGCCGTTTGTCACCGCGGGCGACCCGGACCTGGAGTTCACCGCGGCGGTGCTGAGGGAAGTGATCGGCCGCGGCGCAAGCCTGTGCGAGGTCGGCATACCCTACAGCGACCCGATCGCCGACGGCCCGGTGATCCAGGCGAGCTACACCCGGGCGCTCGACAAGAAGATCAAGCTGTCGGGCATCCTCGACATGCTGGGCGGCGTCTGCCCCCAGGTCGACGCGCCGGTGGTGACGATGGTCAGCTACGCGATCATCTACCGCCACGGGATCGAGCAGTACTGCGCCGACGTGAAGGCGCGCGGCGTCAGCGGGCTGATCGTGCCGGACCTGCCGGTCGAGGAGTCGCCGCAACTGGCGCAGGTGACCGGCGAGCACGGGCTGAGCCTCATCCAGCTTGTCACTCCGACCACGCCGCGGGAGCGGGCGCTGAAGATCTGCGAGACCTCCACCGGCTTCGTGTACTACGTGAGCGTGGCCGGCATCACCGGCGAGCGGACCGAGCTGCCGCCGGACCTGGTCGACAACGTCGGCTGGCTGCGGAGCAAGACCGACCTGCCGATCTGCATCGGCTTCGGCATCAGCAAGCCGGAGCACGTGAAGCTGCTCGCGCCGGTGGCCGACGGGCTGATTGTCGGTTCGGCGGTGGTGCGTCGCATCGCTACCGCCGCCGAACGCCCGCGGGACGAGGTGCTCAAGGAAGTGGGCGATTACGTGGCGGAGCTGCTGGCGGCTATGCCGTAG
- the trpB gene encoding tryptophan synthase subunit beta → MSTPAPATPTVPDAVGRFGQFGGRFVPETLVKALDQLTVEYDKSLTDQAFQDELAELLRDFVGRASPLYHAKRLSEQVGGAQIWFKREDLNHTGAHKINNTLGQCLLTKRMGKGRVIAETGAGQHGVATATACAHFGLPCVVYMGEEDIRRQKPNVFSMKLLGAEVRPVTSGSRTLRDAINEAMRDWMSSVDDTHYILGSVVGPHPFPRIVRDYQSVIGKETIEQFQERLNRLPDKVVACVGGGSNAAGMFYPFVPHTDVELVGVEAGGRSDQPGDHASPLTYGQPGVLHGSFSYVMQDEDGQTCDVHSMSAGLDYPGVGPEHSYWKDSGRVQYTSCRDDDAMKAFDACAAAEGIMPALESSHAVAKAMELAAGMKPDQMVAVCLSGRGDKDAMEVARLKGVEFG, encoded by the coding sequence ATGAGCACCCCCGCCCCCGCTACCCCAACCGTTCCCGACGCCGTGGGCCGCTTTGGCCAGTTCGGCGGCCGGTTTGTCCCCGAGACCCTGGTCAAGGCGCTCGACCAGCTGACGGTTGAGTACGATAAGTCGCTCACCGACCAGGCGTTCCAGGACGAGCTCGCCGAGCTCCTGCGCGACTTCGTCGGCCGCGCGTCGCCGCTGTACCACGCCAAGCGGCTCAGCGAGCAGGTGGGCGGCGCGCAGATCTGGTTCAAGCGGGAGGACCTCAACCACACCGGCGCGCACAAGATCAACAACACGCTCGGCCAGTGCCTGCTGACCAAGCGGATGGGCAAGGGTCGCGTCATCGCCGAGACCGGCGCCGGCCAGCACGGCGTGGCGACCGCCACCGCGTGCGCGCACTTCGGCCTGCCATGCGTGGTGTATATGGGCGAGGAGGACATCCGCCGCCAGAAGCCCAACGTGTTCAGCATGAAGCTGCTGGGCGCCGAGGTGCGTCCGGTGACCAGCGGCAGCCGCACCCTCCGCGACGCCATCAACGAGGCGATGCGCGACTGGATGTCCAGCGTCGACGACACGCACTACATCCTCGGCTCGGTTGTCGGCCCGCACCCGTTCCCGCGGATCGTGCGCGACTACCAGAGCGTGATCGGCAAGGAAACCATCGAGCAGTTCCAAGAACGCCTGAACCGGTTGCCGGACAAGGTGGTGGCTTGCGTCGGCGGCGGCAGCAACGCGGCCGGCATGTTCTACCCGTTCGTGCCGCACACGGACGTCGAGCTCGTCGGCGTCGAGGCCGGCGGCCGCAGCGACCAGCCAGGCGACCACGCCAGCCCGCTCACCTACGGCCAGCCGGGCGTGCTGCACGGCAGCTTCAGCTACGTAATGCAGGACGAGGACGGCCAGACCTGCGACGTGCACAGCATGTCGGCCGGCCTGGACTACCCGGGCGTGGGCCCGGAGCACAGCTACTGGAAGGACAGTGGCCGCGTGCAGTACACCAGCTGCCGCGACGACGACGCCATGAAGGCCTTCGACGCCTGCGCCGCCGCCGAGGGCATCATGCCCGCCCTGGAGAGCAGCCACGCCGTGGCCAAGGCGATGGAGCTGGCCGCCGGCATGAAGCCCGACCAGATGGTGGCCGTCTGCCTGAGCGGCCGCGGCGACAAGGACGCCATGGAGGTTGCTCGGCTCAAGGGAGTGGAGTTCGGCTGA
- a CDS encoding Fpg/Nei family DNA glycosylase: protein MPELPEVETMRRGIAGIVGGELCAVERLPCPRKPILLSPRVDAFRRRAEGQRAAAVDRIGKRVVVRLASDDAIILEPRMTGLVLTADPPDPLYLRVRFDINGGDHPSFWYWDRRGLGSVRLLSPAEMQQTFGEHKLGPDALALSVDSLRARLGVSKREIKVGLLDQKAVSGIGNLYAAEILHVAGVHPQARCDRLTRKQWTRIVDATHEVLEEAIRHEGSTLSDGTYRNALSQDGGYQNCHRVYDRAGLPCPTCEAPIERIVQAQRSTFFCRFCQRKR from the coding sequence GTGCCCGAGCTCCCCGAAGTCGAAACCATGCGCCGCGGCATCGCGGGGATCGTTGGCGGAGAGCTCTGCGCGGTCGAGCGGCTGCCGTGCCCTCGGAAGCCGATCCTGCTGTCCCCGCGGGTGGACGCGTTCCGCCGCCGCGCGGAGGGGCAGCGGGCAGCGGCGGTGGACCGGATCGGCAAGCGGGTGGTCGTGCGGCTGGCGTCGGACGACGCGATCATCCTTGAACCCCGCATGACCGGGCTTGTGCTCACCGCCGACCCGCCGGATCCGCTGTACCTGCGGGTGCGGTTCGACATCAACGGCGGCGACCATCCCTCGTTCTGGTACTGGGACCGCCGTGGGCTGGGCAGCGTGCGGCTGCTCTCGCCGGCGGAGATGCAGCAGACTTTCGGCGAACACAAGCTCGGCCCCGACGCGTTAGCGTTGTCGGTCGATTCCTTGCGGGCGCGGCTCGGGGTCAGTAAACGAGAAATCAAGGTAGGCCTGCTGGATCAGAAAGCCGTGTCCGGGATCGGCAACCTGTACGCGGCAGAGATTCTGCACGTCGCCGGCGTGCACCCTCAGGCGCGCTGCGACCGGCTTACCAGGAAGCAATGGACGCGCATCGTCGACGCGACGCACGAGGTGTTGGAAGAAGCGATCCGCCACGAGGGATCGACCCTCTCCGACGGCACGTACCGCAACGCCCTGAGCCAGGACGGCGGCTACCAGAACTGCCACCGCGTGTACGACCGCGCCGGCCTGCCCTGCCCGACGTGCGAGGCGCCGATCGAGCGGATCGTGCAGGCCCAACGGTCGACGTTCTTCTGCCGGTTCTGCCAGCGGAAGCGATAG
- a CDS encoding ExeA family protein, translating to MYADYWQLDAKPFEPNVTEESYFPSESHDGALLKLRYAVDQRRPAAAIAGPSGVGKTLLVDRIIGDLGEAVSPVARVVFPQMSPRDLLTHIADALGAPPADQPRHSTDESIGRIDRLLTANASAGKHALLVIDEAHLLEDSGLLETIRLLLNLAAGASPRLTLLLVGQMGLLSAVGRTPSLEERLSVKTLLRTFVPEETAEYIQHRLEAAGASREVFTPAAVQAVHQLSGGVPRQIDRLCDLSLVVGFAEQLAAIDEPQIQSVSRELLAVSAD from the coding sequence ATGTACGCCGACTACTGGCAACTGGACGCCAAGCCGTTCGAGCCCAACGTGACGGAGGAGAGCTACTTCCCCTCCGAGTCGCACGACGGCGCGCTGCTCAAGCTCCGCTACGCGGTGGACCAGCGGCGCCCGGCCGCGGCGATCGCCGGCCCCAGCGGCGTCGGCAAGACCCTGCTGGTGGACCGAATCATCGGCGACCTCGGCGAGGCCGTGTCGCCGGTCGCCCGGGTGGTGTTCCCACAGATGTCGCCCCGCGACCTGCTGACGCACATCGCCGACGCGCTCGGCGCGCCGCCGGCCGACCAGCCGCGGCACAGCACCGACGAGTCGATCGGCCGCATCGACCGCCTGCTGACCGCCAACGCTTCCGCCGGTAAGCACGCGCTCTTGGTGATTGACGAGGCCCACCTGCTGGAGGACAGCGGCCTGCTCGAGACCATCCGGCTGCTCCTCAACCTGGCCGCCGGCGCCTCGCCACGGCTGACGCTGCTGCTGGTGGGCCAGATGGGCCTGCTGTCGGCGGTGGGACGCACGCCCTCGCTCGAGGAACGCCTGTCGGTCAAGACGCTGCTGCGGACCTTCGTGCCGGAGGAGACCGCCGAGTACATCCAGCACCGGCTCGAAGCGGCCGGCGCCAGCCGAGAGGTCTTCACGCCCGCCGCCGTGCAGGCCGTGCACCAGCTCTCCGGCGGTGTGCCCCGCCAGATCGACCGCCTGTGCGACCTCTCGCTGGTGGTGGGTTTCGCCGAGCAGCTCGCCGCGATCGACGAGCCGCAGATCCAATCGGTCAGCCGAGAGCTGCTGGCCGTGTCGGCCGACTAG